The Candidatus Nomurabacteria bacterium DNA window TCTTTCACACGCTTCAGTTCAGACTTCGGCAAGATGGAGAAGAGTTCCCAACCGAGATTCAAGGTCGTGAGAATATCGCGATCCTCATACTCACCTTGGTTGATGTAGCGTGACTCAAACTGCGTGGCAAATTCCACGTACTTCTTATCAACGTCGGACAGAGCAGCTTCACCGAGGATAGCGGCTAATTCCTTTGCCTCAGTGCCACGAGCGTAGGCAGCATAGAGCTGGTTAAAGACTCCGGAGTGATCCTCACGAGTCTTCTCTTCTCCGATACCCTTCGGCATCAGACGAGAGAGACATGGCAGCACATCAACTGGAGGACGAATACCGCGCTTGTGCAAGCCGCGGCTTAACATGATTTGTCCTTCGGTAATGTAGCCGGTCAAGTCAGGAATTGGATGTGTCTTATCATCTTCCGGCATGGTAAGAATCGGGATCTGGGTAATTGAACCCTTCTTACCCTTGATCATACCAGCGCGCTCGTACAGGGTAGCTAAGTCAGTGTAGAGGTAACCTGGGTAGCCACGGCGACCTGGGACTTCTTTACGAGCTGCCGCAACTTCACGCAAGGCTTCACAGTAGTTAGTCATGTCGGTCAGGATAACCAAGACGTGCATGTCCTTTTCAAAAGCCAGATACTCGGCAGTGGTCAGAGCCAAGCGAGGTAGAGTGATACGTTCAACCACCGGGTCATTTGCCTGGTTCAAGAAGAGTACCGCGCGGCTGATAGCACCGGTCTTGCGGAATTCATTTACGAAGTATTCTGCTTCTTCAAAGGTGATACCCATAGCGCCAAAGACTACAGCGAATTGGGAATCCTCTGCTTCCACTTTACCCTGCGGGGAAACGCGAACCACTTTTGCCTGACGAGCGATTTGGGCGGCCATGGCATTGTGTGGCAAACCAGCGCCGGAGAAAATCGGTAGCTTTTGTCCACGCACTAAAGTATTCAATCCATCAATCGTGGAAATACCGGTTTGGATAAAGTCATTTGGGAAGTTACGGGAGTATGGGTTAATCGGATTACCGTTCACGTTCAAACGTGCTTCGGCAATGATTTCGGCTCCACCGTCTTTTGGCTTACCTGAGCCGTCAAAGACGCGACCAAGCATGTCGGTGGAAACTGGCAATTCCATAACGCGGCCGAGGAAGCGGGCGGAAGCATCCTGCACGCTAATACCGCGAGTGTCTTCAAACATCTGTACCACTGCCCGATCATTGTCGATTTCGAGCACGCGGCCGCGGCGAATCTTGCCATCAGGCAATTTCACATCGACCAGCTCTTCGTATTTGACGCCTTCCACTCCCTCAACAATGAGGAGAGGACCAGCGACTTCACGTAGTGTCTTGTATTCTCGTTCCATATGCGTGCTCCTTAGTTAGCGGCAGCTACGGCGGACGGAATCTCCGTCACCAGCTGCTCCAGCTCCTTAATCTTCTCTGTCGGCACTTCTTTCATGCGGCCGATGCGCTCTTTGATTGGCAGGTTGACCATCTGCTTCAAGTTCACTCCCCGCTCCAGCGCCTCTTGGGCGGCGTGGTGGAAGGCCAGGATACCCTTTAACATGTAGTATTGCTTCTGCAGACTGGTGTAGGTATCAACGTCATCGAAGGCGTTTTGCATCAGGAAGTCTTCGCGTAATGCTCGAGCGGTTTCTAATACTAATTGCTCCTTAGCCGACAAAGCGTCCTGTCCGACCAAGCGAACGATTTCTTCTAGCTCAGACTCTTGCTGCAGTAAGCGCATAGCTTCACCGCGCAATTCGCCGAAATCACTGCCGGTTTCTTTGCTGAAGAAGCTTTGTAAATCATCTGAGTAGAGTGAGTAGCTGGTTAACCAGTTAATTGATGGGAAGTGACGGCGATAGGCCAGCTTCGCTTCGAGTGACCAGAACACTTTTGTCACACGTAAGGTGTTTTGCGTTACTGGCTCAGACAAGTCACCGCCAGGAGGAGAAACAGCTCCTACCACAGTGAGTGAACCTTGGCGACCTTCGCTACCGAGTGTTTCCACGATTCCAGCTCGCTCATAAAAGGCGGCGGTACGGGAACCAAGATAGGCTGGGTAACCTTCTTCACCTGGCATTTCTTCCAGACGACCAGAAATTTCACGCATAGCCTCGGCCCAGCGGGAAGTTGAGTCAGCCATCAAGGCAACGCTGTAACCCATGTCACGGAAATATTCCGCAATAGTGATACCGGTATACACCGATGCTTCACGAGCTGCCACCGGCATATTGGAGGTGTTGGCAATCAACACTGTGCGTTCCATCAAAGGCTTACCAGTCTTAGGATCTTTTAACTCAGGGAATTCCAGCAACACGTCAGTCATTTCATTGCCGCGCTCACCGCAGCCGATGAAGATAACAATGTCCGCATCAGCCCACTTCGCCAGCTGGTGCTGAATCACGGTCTTACCAGCGCCGAAAGGACCAGGGATACACGCGGCACCGCCCTTCGCAACTGGGAAGAAGGTATCAATAATGCGCTGTCCGGTAATCAGAGGACGCATTGGAGGTAATTTTTGCTTGACCGGTCGTGGATCGCGAATTGGCCAGCGCTGCAACATGGTGATTTCTTCTTTATCAACCACTGCTACAACTTCGGTAATGTTGTGTTCACCTGTCGCAATTTTTTTCACAGTACCTTCTTGAATATGTGGAGGTACGAGAATTTTGTGGGTGATCAGGCTGGTTTCTTGCACCTCACCCAGGACATCACCAGCGTGCACGACATCACCCTCTTTTACCTTTGGCTGAAAATCCCACTTCTTTTCTTCATCAAGTGGAGCTACATCCAAACCGCGACCGATGAAAGCGCCTGAGCGCTCTTCCAGCTTCACGAGCGGTCGCTGAATACCATCATAGAACGAGGTCAGCAAACCCGGACCCAGAGTCACGGCCAGAGGGAGCTCAGTGCGGTACACTGGCTCGCCTGGTCCTAAACCTCCGGTGTCTTCATACACCTGGATATAGGCTTGATCGCCGTCCAGACGGATGATTTCTCCGACCAATTTCTGTTCGGATACTTTCACCACTTCATACATTTTCGCTCCTTGCATGCCTTTCGCAACCACGAGAGGGCCGGAGACTTTGGTGATAATTCCTGTGTGTTCTTTCATATAATTCTCAAGTATTCAAGTTGCAAATATCAAGCTACAAATTACTACTTGTCATTTGATACTTGCTACTTGTCGTTTTTAAAAAGTATATCGCTACCTACTGCGCGCTCGACAATACGACGCAGCTCTCGATCCCCCGCTCCAGTCGAACCAGTTGGCCCAGGGACCACGGTGACTGCTGGCAAAGCTCGAGTACGTAATTCATCTAACTCTGGACGCAATTGATCAGCCCAATCCTCGGTGATGAGGAGGATGGCGCATTCTGAAGCAGCGATTTGCTGCAGCACCTCACGACCTTGCTCAGCTGTGGCTACTGGCCAAGCCCGCACGCCTAGCGCTTTGAAGCCGCCGATGGCATTTGGTGAACCAAGAATAGCGATTGGATGATCCATGTTAGTAGAGCTCCCGGATGTAAGGTTTAATAGCGTCGCCTGGCAAACCATTTAACTTGCCTGACATGATTAAACGCACGTTACGAATAGCATTCTTCTTTGCGTAATAATATGCCAAAGGTAATTCAGGACCGTAATCAATGAATTGAGCTTCCCGCACATGTGCCAGCTCAGCATTCTCCAGATCACGCTCTAATGTTTCCAGTGAATCAGTTTCGCGGAATCGTTCCAGAGCCGGCTGCAGAGATGAGGGCACCAGCGTGGTTAAGCGCTGCAAGGCTTCTTCATTACTTAAGCCCAAGAGTGACTCGTAGTCATCCAAGGTGACGTTTCCATTCATTAACACTTCCGCGAGGAGGTAACGATCATCGAGCTGGAAGCGACGTCCTCGAATCCAGGTTTTCAGATTAGCCATGTCAATCTGTAGCACCACTAAATCCATAATCCACTGACTATCGATTTCCTGGGCGATCTGAACGCGTTCAGCAAAGTATTGTCGATCTAGCCAGCGATCAATATAGGCTGACTGCACTTCCACTGTAGCGGCTTTTTCCTCAACCAGATCAATCCCCCGCTGGATATAGTCAGGCAATTCATGCTGAGCTTCCTGCATCAGGTTTTCTTGCAAAGTAGCAAATGGGACGGTACTGAGCGGTGAGGCCCAGGCAGTCGCGTCCTGATGAAAGTACTTCTGCTTCATCAACAACTTCAAGTTGTGATAGTCATGGCGCATAAAGACAAGCGCCACGAGCTTCTCATCAGGACACATTTCAATAATGCGCTCTTTTGCTTGCAATAAATCTGCTTCGAGTGACTGATTAAACTCAGCCGGTGCGATATCGCCTACGTTGTCGAAGTAATCGGTGTCATGAAACACGCGAAAAGCTGACTCCATATCTGGAGCATCAACCATGCGTTCCACATCGGTCGGATTCAAAAGATTCGACTCAAGGTGTCGTACAACTCCGGCTGCGTAGAGATAATCGTCTCGGCTCATAGTTTAGACAAAAAGTTGGGCAGCTACCGCCGCTTCAGTTTGCGTGCGGATGTTAGCTAAGAGTGTGGCAAAGCGACAATCGACTTCAATCGCTTCTGAGCGCCAGATAAATCCACCTTCGGCGTCAACTGACTCTTTGGCTATGGTCCAGTCGCGCTTGAGGCCATGGAGCGCCTTCTTGGTCTGCGCTTCTTTACCCTTGGCTGGGATTATCTCCCCTTTTTCATTAGGTAGCTGGGTAAAGAGTTGCTGCAAGAATGCTTCGTAGTCGGCGTCACTTAATTGGCTAAGCTTTTGCAAAGCCTTTTCGTACACCGAAGCTAAAACGCGACGCTTCTCAGTTAACACTGATTGACGCAAACGCGATTCAGCGGCGAATCGCTCCATATCACTTTCCTGACGCACAGCCCGATCGGCCTGAGTCAACGCTTGGTCACGGGCTTTACTCATACGCCCTTCCCACTCGCTGAGCAGAGCATCGCGCTCTTTGGCATGAGCAGCCTGAATTTGCGCGAGCTCTTTGTCGGCTTCAGCCTGCACACTCTGGAGAAGTTGATTGAGTGCCATGGATGCTTAGACGGTGATGCCGTTTAAGAGCAAAATGGTAGCGAGCAATCCAAGTACGGCGTAGGTTTCTACTACCGCAGCGAAGATAATACCCTTACCGGATTCTGACGGTTTCTTTGCCACGATACCGACGCCAGCCGCAGCTACTCGACCCTGGTACAAACCAGAGAGTAAGCCGGTGAAGGCAATTGGTAAACAAGCAAAGAAGATTTCCCAACCGGTGTTGACGGAAATCGTTGCTACTTCTCCGCCGAGTAAACCGATTTTCTGCAGCGCCATGATAGCACCGAGGAATCCGTAAATACCCTGCGTACCAGGAAGCGCTTGGAGCAAAAGTACGCGTCCAAACTTTTCCGGGTCAACTGATACGAGGCCAGAGGCAGCTCGACCCACTGTGGCAGTACCGAGAATCGAACCGATTCCGGCGAGGCTGACCGCAGTGATGGCTCCAGCAATTGCGAATGCGAGTCCCATATGGTTCTCCTGTTAATTATGCAGATGTCGACTTTGGACCAGAGGCGTCCTGATCGGCATCCATCTTGTTATGAATAAGATCTGACTGAGTTAAGGTGTCCACATCAACGTACTTTGCCTGACGAGCAAAGGACTTAAAGCGACTACCGCCGCCTTCCATAAACTTCGGGAAAAATTCCACGTATTGCAAACGGCCTGAGTGGATAAAAGAGCCGAGTGCGTTTATAGCAAGATTGAAAAGGTGTCCCCCAACCAAAATTCCGATAGCTACCACCCATCCGAAAATCGGGATCATGTCTTTGAAAAGTAAGGCAACCATATTCACCACTACGGCAATGATGCCAGTGGAGAGTCCAAGTGCGAGCAAGCGAGAATATGACATGACATCAGAAAAATAACCGACAATGTTGTACAGACTGAGGATGCCCATTGGAATCTTCAGGAAAATATTTTTTTGGCGACGGCCCTGCGTCAAAACCAAAGTAGCAAGACCAGCGTACACCCAATACACACCAATTTGCCCTAAGATATCGCTCTGTATCGCCTGCCCGGCAACCAGCCAGAAAACTACACCGATTAAGAGGAAGAGCCAAGCGCCAGCATCAAAAGCTGCGTCCCAGGACTTCTGGCGAATTTGGTAATACAAATTAATACTCACACCAACAATTACCTGCACCACGCCAATAGCGAGGGAGAAAACGAGTAGAGTGAGTGGATTGCTGACCGGATCGATAATCTTCAGGCTGAGTAAAAAGGATGTGATGGCATTCTTTGGTAGATCTTCCAAAACTAGTCCAAACCAACCACCAAAAGCTGCACCTACTACAAAGGTGGCAATACCAGCGTAGATAAGGAGTCGATAAAAGCCTTGCTTAGCTCGTGGCAACTTAAAAAGTTTAATAGCGAGGAAAGAAAAACCAGCCAAAATAATGCCATAGCCGGCGTCTGACAAACACATGGCAAAATAGAAAATGAAAAACGGTGCCAGATAAGGTGTCGGGTCTAGTTCATTTGGCTTAGGTGCACCATAAATACTAGTAACTGATTCAAAAGGCTGCACTAAATTAGTATTTGTAAGCAGTACTGGAGGCTCTTCATCCTCTGCTAAAGCCAGCTCAAGGAGGGTAGCGCTCGTGCTCACCTTATGTAGAGCTTCTTCTAGCTCAACAAAACGAGAAGCTGGAATGTATCCGCTCAACGCAAAGGTACGCTCTTGCGAAGCTGCGTTTAAAGAGGCGGCAACTTTATCACGTTGCCAAGTCAGGCCGTCAAAAATAATCTGTAGGTCGTGTACGTGCTGAGAAAGCTTTGTCGCTTCTGCTTGGGCAGTTTCCAATAAAGCAGCTAAGCGCAACATTTCCTTTTCTCGCTCAGTAATCGCCTCTTGGACAGTGCCCTGATGCTCAGGCAAGTTTACTTCTTGGAAATGATATTCCGTCAGCGCATTCTGCAACCAAGCCTCAGCTGAACGATGACTGACAATATATACCTTTACCTGCTTATCTGTACCAGGTAAGCGTTGTAGCTCAATTGCTTGATGCTCTTTGGTAATAGCTGCTTCAAGAAGCATGAGCTGCTCTTCAGTGAAAGTGCCGATGCGTACCTGTGCGCTCTCTAGTTTTTGATCTAAGCGCAGCGATAAATCTGACCAATGAGCGAGTAATAGCTGTTCTGCGCGCATCCGATTGATATCAGACTGGTAGCTATTCATATCAGCTTCCAGTTTTTCTACCTGCTGGATGAAAGGCGCCAAATCAAATTCCTGCAATAACTTGGCCACTTCTTCATGTGAAACCGTAATTCCCTGGCTACCCATCGCAGCCAAACGCTCTCGAAAGCTCTGTTTTTGCTTCGGGGTATAGCGAGCAAGGAAATCCAAAGCAAACTTTACACCAGCCAAGCGATACTCAATCTGGGATAATGCTTCATTTTGTTCCTCAGCTCCATCCATATGGATAAGCTGCATTTGGCCAAAATCATAGAGCAGTTCGAGCATTTTCTGCCGATCTGCCTGGAGACCGAGGACAAGGATTTTCTTTACCGGAGCTACTGCCATTTATGCGTTCTCCGTCCCCTCTTGTAATAGCTCTTTGATCACTGTATCGGCAGCACTTTCCATGCGCGCACCATCAATAGACTGCAAGGCGGCAATCCGATCAGCATAGGTTTTTTCTAAATCAGCAATGACTTTCTTAGTCTCAGCTTGGATTTTGGCCTTTGTTTCCTCTACTTCTGGGGCTATTTCGGCCTGAATCTTACTCAAACGCTCTTCTTGCTGTTGTTGAATCTGGCTTAATTCCTGCTGAGCTTTCGATTTTGCCTGGGCAATCTTGCTATCTAGCTCTTCTTCCAGGGCTTTGATCTGTTGAAGTGGATCCTGCGACATGGTTTTTTCCTAAATTTCGCCAAAAAATGAAAAAATCTCTATTTGAAACGCGTATAGGATACAGATTTCCTGAAAAACCGTCAACGGTGCCAAAAAAATACCCCTCTTGACTTTTCAACCAATTTCCCCATGCCCTGTAAATTGGAAATTTTACCCATGCTTTGCTCTTGCCGAAATAAAAAATCTGTGGCCCAATGTAAGAAGAAATACCAAACACTAAACGCTAAATCCTAAATATCCTGTATATTTATATATGTCATTATTTAGTATTTAGCTATTCAAATTTAGAACTTACTTCACTATGGAAATCCTTATCCTCGTTATCCTTGGCCTCCTCGTTATTACCGTTATTGCTGGAATTGCCCTTTTTACCCAGAGAATGCGGCAATTTGCCCAACCAAAAGATGAGCAATCCATGGCCATGCTGCATCAGTCTATCCAGGGCATGCAGAATCGTTTAGATGCACAAATCGGTGAAAGTACTCGGATTATCCAAAATGTAACTGAGCGCCTGACACGTTTGGATGAAACAAATAAGCAGGTTATGGGCTTTGCGGACCAGCTCCAGCAACTGCAGGATATCCTAAAAAATCCGAAGCAACGCGGCGTCCTGGGTGAGTATTACCTCGAAACGGTATTGAAGAATGTGCTGCCACCTTCGGCTTTTAAACTGCAGTATGGATTTAAAAATGGTGAAATTGTTGATGCTGCCGTGTTTGTGCAGGACAAAATCATTCCGATTGATGCGAAATTCTCGCTAGAAAATTACAATCGCATCGCGCAAGAGTCTGACCCGAATCGAAAAGCTGACTTAGAAAAGCAATTTAAGCAGGATTTGAAGCTACGAATCGATGAAACCTCTAAGTATATTCGACCAAGCGAGAATACAATGGACTTTGCTTTCATGTTTATTCCGTCTGAGGGCATTTACTATGACTTGTTGGTCAATTCAGTTGGAACAGTAAAAGTATCGGCCCGCGATCTCATTGAATACGCTTTTAAAGAAAAGCACGTTATCATCGTCTCCCCCACCTCCTTCTTTGCCTACCTACAAACAGTGCTGCAGGGTTTGCGCGCGTTGCAGATTGAGGAATCAGCAAAAGAGATTCGCAAAAATGTTGAAAAGCTCGGTCGTCATCTCATGAACTACGAGGAATACTTACGAAAACTAGGCGGA harbors:
- a CDS encoding V-type ATP synthase subunit B; amino-acid sequence: MEREYKTLREVAGPLLIVEGVEGVKYEELVDVKLPDGKIRRGRVLEIDNDRAVVQMFEDTRGISVQDASARFLGRVMELPVSTDMLGRVFDGSGKPKDGGAEIIAEARLNVNGNPINPYSRNFPNDFIQTGISTIDGLNTLVRGQKLPIFSGAGLPHNAMAAQIARQAKVVRVSPQGKVEAEDSQFAVVFGAMGITFEEAEYFVNEFRKTGAISRAVLFLNQANDPVVERITLPRLALTTAEYLAFEKDMHVLVILTDMTNYCEALREVAAARKEVPGRRGYPGYLYTDLATLYERAGMIKGKKGSITQIPILTMPEDDKTHPIPDLTGYITEGQIMLSRGLHKRGIRPPVDVLPCLSRLMPKGIGEEKTREDHSGVFNQLYAAYARGTEAKELAAILGEAALSDVDKKYVEFATQFESRYINQGEYEDRDILTTLNLGWELFSILPKSELKRVKEEYIEKYLPKSDS
- a CDS encoding V-type ATP synthase subunit A, with the translated sequence MKEHTGIITKVSGPLVVAKGMQGAKMYEVVKVSEQKLVGEIIRLDGDQAYIQVYEDTGGLGPGEPVYRTELPLAVTLGPGLLTSFYDGIQRPLVKLEERSGAFIGRGLDVAPLDEEKKWDFQPKVKEGDVVHAGDVLGEVQETSLITHKILVPPHIQEGTVKKIATGEHNITEVVAVVDKEEITMLQRWPIRDPRPVKQKLPPMRPLITGQRIIDTFFPVAKGGAACIPGPFGAGKTVIQHQLAKWADADIVIFIGCGERGNEMTDVLLEFPELKDPKTGKPLMERTVLIANTSNMPVAAREASVYTGITIAEYFRDMGYSVALMADSTSRWAEAMREISGRLEEMPGEEGYPAYLGSRTAAFYERAGIVETLGSEGRQGSLTVVGAVSPPGGDLSEPVTQNTLRVTKVFWSLEAKLAYRRHFPSINWLTSYSLYSDDLQSFFSKETGSDFGELRGEAMRLLQQESELEEIVRLVGQDALSAKEQLVLETARALREDFLMQNAFDDVDTYTSLQKQYYMLKGILAFHHAAQEALERGVNLKQMVNLPIKERIGRMKEVPTEKIKELEQLVTEIPSAVAAAN
- a CDS encoding V-type ATP synthase subunit F (produces ATP from ADP in the presence of a proton gradient across the membrane; the F subunit is part of the catalytic core of the ATP synthase complex), producing the protein MDHPIAILGSPNAIGGFKALGVRAWPVATAEQGREVLQQIAASECAILLITEDWADQLRPELDELRTRALPAVTVVPGPTGSTGAGDRELRRIVERAVGSDILFKNDK
- a CDS encoding V-type ATPase subunit codes for the protein MSRDDYLYAAGVVRHLESNLLNPTDVERMVDAPDMESAFRVFHDTDYFDNVGDIAPAEFNQSLEADLLQAKERIIEMCPDEKLVALVFMRHDYHNLKLLMKQKYFHQDATAWASPLSTVPFATLQENLMQEAQHELPDYIQRGIDLVEEKAATVEVQSAYIDRWLDRQYFAERVQIAQEIDSQWIMDLVVLQIDMANLKTWIRGRRFQLDDRYLLAEVLMNGNVTLDDYESLLGLSNEEALQRLTTLVPSSLQPALERFRETDSLETLERDLENAELAHVREAQFIDYGPELPLAYYYAKKNAIRNVRLIMSGKLNGLPGDAIKPYIRELY
- a CDS encoding V-type ATP synthase subunit K; translation: MGLAFAIAGAITAVSLAGIGSILGTATVGRAASGLVSVDPEKFGRVLLLQALPGTQGIYGFLGAIMALQKIGLLGGEVATISVNTGWEIFFACLPIAFTGLLSGLYQGRVAAAGVGIVAKKPSESGKGIIFAAVVETYAVLGLLATILLLNGITV
- a CDS encoding V-type ATP synthase subunit I, translated to MAVAPVKKILVLGLQADRQKMLELLYDFGQMQLIHMDGAEEQNEALSQIEYRLAGVKFALDFLARYTPKQKQSFRERLAAMGSQGITVSHEEVAKLLQEFDLAPFIQQVEKLEADMNSYQSDINRMRAEQLLLAHWSDLSLRLDQKLESAQVRIGTFTEEQLMLLEAAITKEHQAIELQRLPGTDKQVKVYIVSHRSAEAWLQNALTEYHFQEVNLPEHQGTVQEAITEREKEMLRLAALLETAQAEATKLSQHVHDLQIIFDGLTWQRDKVAASLNAASQERTFALSGYIPASRFVELEEALHKVSTSATLLELALAEDEEPPVLLTNTNLVQPFESVTSIYGAPKPNELDPTPYLAPFFIFYFAMCLSDAGYGIILAGFSFLAIKLFKLPRAKQGFYRLLIYAGIATFVVGAAFGGWFGLVLEDLPKNAITSFLLSLKIIDPVSNPLTLLVFSLAIGVVQVIVGVSINLYYQIRQKSWDAAFDAGAWLFLLIGVVFWLVAGQAIQSDILGQIGVYWVYAGLATLVLTQGRRQKNIFLKIPMGILSLYNIVGYFSDVMSYSRLLALGLSTGIIAVVVNMVALLFKDMIPIFGWVVAIGILVGGHLFNLAINALGSFIHSGRLQYVEFFPKFMEGGGSRFKSFARQAKYVDVDTLTQSDLIHNKMDADQDASGPKSTSA
- a CDS encoding DNA recombination protein RmuC; translated protein: MEILILVILGLLVITVIAGIALFTQRMRQFAQPKDEQSMAMLHQSIQGMQNRLDAQIGESTRIIQNVTERLTRLDETNKQVMGFADQLQQLQDILKNPKQRGVLGEYYLETVLKNVLPPSAFKLQYGFKNGEIVDAAVFVQDKIIPIDAKFSLENYNRIAQESDPNRKADLEKQFKQDLKLRIDETSKYIRPSENTMDFAFMFIPSEGIYYDLLVNSVGTVKVSARDLIEYAFKEKHVIIVSPTSFFAYLQTVLQGLRALQIEESAKEIRKNVEKLGRHLMNYEEYLRKLGGHLNTTVNAYKSAYSEFQKVDKDVMKIAPEVEAEKLEQTEE